The genomic DNA GAATCCGGCTCAAGGCTCATAATACAGAGCCTtcctcttgttttctcaggATAAAGAcgtaggagaaaaaaatcccaaattcGAGctaacacagaatcacagaaacatacaggctggaagggacctctggagattgcctagtccaaccctcctgcacAAGTgggttccctacagcaggttagGCTAGAAAGGGTCCAAAGTTAGACATTATGGTAGAAACAGCAAATAATTGTTGAGCAGCATGGTGCTGCTGAACTAGTCACCACCTAGCTATTTCATTCTTCCATCTGTGCAACACTACAGTCAGAAAAATTCACCTCACAGCTCGTGAGGAGAGACAGGCTCCAGAAACAGAGTCCTGGAGCTGTGCAATTTCAGTAGGCTGAGCACAGACAGTGTTCAGACAGTCCTACAGAGCCCAGAGGTCTTTAAGGCTTTGAAATCTTAATTCCCAGGTCAATAGGATTATAGAAACATCAAGGAAATACTTTCTAGTTGCCAGGTGCTACCTTACAAATCTAAGGTACAAATAAGCAGGAGGAGAACTCGTTTGGTGTAAGCCAGCAGCAGTTCTTGCTCACCTTCCATTCCTGAGATTGGACTGTATGTTTCAGTTTCATTCCTGAGAACATTTCCAGTAAAACGATTCCCAGACTCCACAGATCCACAGCAGAGGTACACTCCGTCTCACTCTGGAGCCCTGCCTGTGCTAGgcagttctgcagttctgcctCTGGAGCCCGATACCCGTCTGTTTGAATATATTTCACATCCTACAGGAGACCAAGCAAACACATGAAGTTAATTTCACAGATACAAGTGCTCTACTCTCAAATGAGTTTACAGATGGGTCACCAAAATACTGTTGCTAAATTTACTGAAAGCATAGTACAGTCAGTACTGTGTGGTCAGAAGGCAGCTCAacttgctgcactgctgtgttgatgatgggaaaaagaaaacaaaacaataagaCTACCTGGAAGAGAAAACACCCCCCAGCAACACAGCAGTCATCCCACTAACACCTGAGCTCTCTGAattacagcactgctgggagaaAGAACCTGGATGTCACATTGCATGTACAGAGGACATTGGAAGTTTCAGAATAAGGGTGGATGGAACACACAAAATGTGCTCCATGTACCAGAGCACAAACAGCTCAGTCTGAACAGTGAAGATCAGTAACAGCCTTCATTATTTAAGCACTGATGATCTCCAGAACAAAATATTAGAAGAATGAAGCAGGCATTTAACACCCAGACGAGGAATTATCAAAGCTGCTTCCCACGcacctcttccttctctccccttGCAGtcagaagtgctgcagcaaTCAATACTTgctcagctgctgtggctgGCAGAGGAAAATACCCACACACTGCCTAGTTAAAACAAGACAACGACAGAATCACACGAGGGCTGTTGTGAGGATTGGGGGGCAGCTCTGAAAGTTTCCCATCCAAGCTCCTACCCACAGCCAACACTACATCAGACAGACATGGCTTTGTCTAGTCATCCTCTGTCCAGTATCTGTTCAATAATACACTGATGTAACTCAAGGAACAACAGAAGAATATGAGACTACTTCCTGGACAAGGCACAAGACTGGGAATTCTTACATAGGGGATatattaaaaccaaaacaacctgCTTCTCCAATTGAAAATAAAGTCTACAAATGGCATTTATAAGcaacagagctcagcagcatttCATGAACCAAAAAAGATAAACTGCACAGTAGGGTACCCCTCTCTGATCAACAAAGAACAGAACCTCTAGCAAGGtaaaagcagcagttcagcagcCCCACTAAAGGACGTTTCAAAATGCAGAGAACACAGTGGTCATTGCCACTGGCAAAAATAGAGAGATGGAATTTCACTCCTACCATGTGAAATATGTTGAGAGATTTACGTGGTTGAGACCTTGCTCTGTGTACAGCCATTCCCTGTTAAACAGTAACTGTAGAAAAATTACGTAAGGATAAtgctggcagagctgtcagAAGTGTGAGGAACATGGTCTTGACTAAGATAAGAAATTCACACATATATTCTGCTGAGCAGGGGCGGAGAATAGAGGCTGACATCCAGTACATATTCAAAGCAGGGTCAGATGGTTCATCTCAACAGCCAGAGTAATTACAAgaatcagagaaagaaattcagCCCAAAGAGAGCAGATTGGAAGAAATGGtggaagcaaataaaacacGGTCAACTATTAAGATGCAACTCACTGAGcaagcagcaaaacacagacctgaaggaaaaaaatatatctgcatCAGACACAGGACACCAGAAGAGTGGTTTCTGCTGATAGCGACAGATTACCAGCACGAAATGGTGTTCAGCCAAGAATGTGGgaaaaccaaacacaacaaGGAGAAGCTGCTAAGCACACACATTCAAATCAGCCGTACCAAAGAATTCAGACAGGTCGCCCACGCAGTTCTCAGATATTCACAGATCAGTGAGCCTAACTGTCAATACCGGGTAGACCAGTCAAAGAAATACGTGAATGTACGATCTCTGACATGTTCTGAGGGTGAGGAAAGGGACAAGGCAGGATGCGTGTAAAGAAGAGTCACAGCTCACTCACCACCTACCACCCTGTGACTAAAGGCTCATTTGTTAAGAGGCTATCTGATGAGAATTCAGATCAGATCAGATTCCTGATACCCCTCAGAGAAGGTTACCAGGAGGGATGAAAGGCAGTTCCATCGAGCCAACTGCAGAACCTCCTGAGGCTATCTGCAGAAAGTCAAGCAGTCCATGCTTTCAACGGAGGCcacagaagagaataaaaggGGCAAAAACAAATTTACAAAAACAACCGGtcaccaaaacaaacaagtgacagtgagggaaggaaagcagcacaaagcaggcaCAGACCTGACCATGTTGGGAAAGAACAAACGCCACCTAGCCACGGCCAGGGTTCTGGTCAGCACAATGACGTGGGAAAGAAGCATCCAGGATAACAGAAAGGGAAGCTGCTGAAGATAAGATGAAAGTAAAGACAAGAGCAAGGACGCTGCTAGGGATGATGCAACTGGCTGACAGCAAAGCCTGGATTACTACTACATGCGATATGAGATGATAAAAGGAGATCTGACAGAGCTAGCTGCTCCCACCAGTCTGACCACgcaaaaaacagcaaactttCCAGGAAGTTGTATCATTAACTCTGGAATCCACAACTGTGCGTAGACACTGACGCTAACCAGAGACATGCACAGGGAATGGGATCACAGCTTCTGTTTCCTGACCCAGCTAACAGTTCAGCCTTCCAGGAAACCCTCAGCACCAGCCCATTCTGACCATGCTACCTCCCCTCCTACACccagcagctgaaagcagcacagatcTGCACAGCTCAAGACAGAGCGACTGCTTTTGAGAGAGCAGAGCATTCCAAACCTGATTCCCCTCTTTGAAGCTAAGTCCAAAGTCGATGAGCTTAAAGCACTCCTCCTCCGCGCTCCACAGGATGTTGCGTGGCTTGAGGTCTGCGTGCACGTAGCCTTTGTGGTGCAAGAAGGCCAGGGCTTCCAGGACATCGCGGGCGCAGTGCTGGATCATCCACATGGAGCAGCCCTGGTTGCtggagtgcagcagcagctcggACACGCTGAtgtccagcagctccagcagcaggcagcggGACGGGCCATTGGCCGAGTAGTGGTTGGTGAACACGCCGTACAGAGTCACTGCAGCGATACAGGTCGTAAACCTCGGTCAGGAGCAACCACACAGCGATGGCGCTCTTCCCTATCGCTGCCCACCGAGCCGCGGCAGGCAGCGCCGTACGACACCTAGAGAACGGAGCCCAGGAGAAACCCACCCACAGCCCCCCCGCGTGTGGCGCAGCCgacaggagcagccctgccgGCGAGGGCGATACCTCCTGCCCCGGCGGCCTAGGGAGCCTCCAGGAAGAAGGCCGCCGTCAGGGGATCCCATCCCAGGCCGCCCCCCGTGCCCACCCTGCAGCCACAGTCCCCGTGGGGCCGAGGCCTCGTATCCCCAGAGCGCCCTGGgagcggggaggggggagggaagggcGGCCGTTACCGATGTTGCGGTGCCCGCGGAGTTGCTCGAGCGCGGCGCGCTCCTTGCGGAAGCCGTACTCGGCGCAgtcggcggcgggcgggcgggcgccgGGGCGGCGCGCGGGGCCGGGACGGGCAGGGGGCGGCACGAACTCCTTAACGGCGCCGGGAGGGGCCCGCGGGTCCCCGCAGCAGCGCACCCGGTACACGGAGGCCGAGGAGCCGCTGCCCAGCGGCGCCTGCACTTCCCACAGCCGGCCCAGCGCCTCCAGCAGCAGCGGCGGCGCCGCGCCCCACACGCACCCCGACATGGCGCCGCCCGCTCACATCGCCCCGCCGCTACCGCTGTTACCGCCGCCTCGCCGCGCCGacgcccgccccgcgcccgcacCCCGACCCGGCCGACGCCGCTCTGCGGCCGCCATGACACCGGAAGTGGGGCGGGGAGAGGCGGGGCACCGCACCCCCAGGCCGCGCCCACTCACCCCGCCCCGCTTTCCtggccccgccccgccccgttTGCGCGGGCGCTCCGTGTGTCGGTGggttacaaaaaaaacctttattGTGCAATTCGCATCTTTTATCCCAAACTACGTACACACCCCAAACAACATAAATAGAGGGTGCCGCCGGCACCGCTGGCCTCAGGGCCGGGGGTGGGACGCAGCTGTGCGGCTGGGGTGGGTGACACAGTGACCGCTTTCCCCCCGGACTCACCCTCCCCATGACCCCCGTCATAACCCCATCACAACCCCCATCATAACCCCCACCATAATCCCCATCACAATCCCCACCGTAACCTTCACCGTAACCC from Lagopus muta isolate bLagMut1 chromosome 5, bLagMut1 primary, whole genome shotgun sequence includes the following:
- the UHMK1 gene encoding serine/threonine-protein kinase Kist — its product is MSGCVWGAAPPLLLEALGRLWEVQAPLGSGSSASVYRVRCCGDPRAPPGAVKEFVPPPARPGPARRPGARPPAADCAEYGFRKERAALEQLRGHRNIVTLYGVFTNHYSANGPSRCLLLELLDISVSELLLHSSNQGCSMWMIQHCARDVLEALAFLHHKGYVHADLKPRNILWSAEEECFKLIDFGLSFKEGNQDVKYIQTDGYRAPEAELQNCLAQAGLQSETECTSAVDLWSLGIVLLEMFSGMKLKHTVQSQEWKTNSSAIIDRIFASEGVVNSAIPAYHLRDLIKSMLHCDQGKRASAEKALCSPFFSIPFAPHIEDLVMLPTPVLRLLNVLSDASLQSEEEYEDILEDIREECQKYGPVVSLLIPKENPGKGQVFVEYANAGDSKAAQKMLTGKIFDGKFVVATFYPLSAYKRGYLYQNLL